One Tolypothrix bouteillei VB521301 DNA window includes the following coding sequences:
- a CDS encoding DUF928 domain-containing protein, with amino-acid sequence MAGSREGLPGRRVGGGTRSGCELNAKQLTALAPENNLGLTQAAYPTLFFFVPQTSTPKTVEFVLRDDKNHLVYEKSFIKTGSSGIINVSLPQEKSLPPLNVDKNYRWYLSVICEPKNRAKDIVVSGWIRRVQPDPMFLKKLEQTKTSVDRADLYASAGLWQDALVTLAEPRYTQPNDSQLTTSWTKLLQTEKLEALAQEPLLKVEILSNR; translated from the coding sequence ATGGCAGGATCTAGAGAGGGATTACCAGGACGGCGTGTAGGAGGTGGAACGCGCAGTGGTTGCGAACTTAACGCCAAGCAACTGACAGCATTAGCGCCCGAAAACAATTTGGGATTGACACAAGCGGCTTACCCCACGTTGTTTTTCTTTGTACCCCAAACCTCTACTCCCAAAACAGTAGAGTTTGTCCTGCGAGACGATAAAAACCATTTAGTCTACGAAAAAAGTTTTATAAAAACAGGTTCATCCGGAATTATTAATGTCAGCTTGCCTCAAGAAAAATCTTTACCTCCACTCAATGTTGATAAGAACTATCGGTGGTATTTATCGGTGATTTGCGAACCCAAAAATAGAGCTAAAGATATTGTTGTCTCTGGTTGGATTCGACGAGTTCAACCAGACCCTATGTTTCTGAAGAAGTTAGAGCAAACAAAAACATCTGTAGATCGTGCTGACTTGTATGCTAGTGCGGGACTTTGGCAAGATGCACTTGTGACATTGGCTGAACCTCGTTACACTCAACCTAATGACTCTCAGTTAACTACAAGTTGGACAAAACTTTTGCAAACTGAAAAGTTAGAAGCGCTCGCACAAGAACCCCTGTTAAAGGTTGAGATATTAAGTAATCGTTAG
- a CDS encoding filamentous hemagglutinin N-terminal domain-containing protein, with translation MNVKPLGVQISRHILYKISFKFVKQFTVTFFIAINPAMAIAQISPDSTLSNPTVVTSGTTPGLDFVITGGTQVGNNLFHSFTTFSVPTGGSGIFNNDTSVENIIGRVTGGAISNINGLIQTQGKANLFLINPNGIVFGPNAELNIGGSFIASTANSLKLSNGEEFSATNPTTPLLTISVPIGLQFGKNAGSIVNQSQFNKDGIVTNFLGKSAGLQGQPNTTLALLGGEIAGNGNITVPDGRIELGSVGDESFVSLNPTSQGFALGYGGVGTFQNLQLQGSSIDVSGMGGGIIQIQGQTVNLLEHSSITAKTDVDGTESGGGIAIRANRLLVSDSDIRTFTSSSVPGGDVTLEAQKMTFTGFDTVVFTDTEGVGRGGNMTVRSADLELTNLSILGTQTRGMGKGGDVRIDTNNLRLGDGAQVAVYTTDSGLGGNLTVKASDSIAIVGESNLLNPPLPSLLFTDTTGSGKAGDIRIETGNLSVRDGARISASTFSDGDAGNIAIQARKVELTGNQTASQASGVFSQVEPEASGQGGSIAIDTETLRIDSGAQVSVGTFSSGKAGSISVVAQSVEVQGEATDSQFSGLFAQVETGATSQGGNVSLKTEQLTLEGEQARISASTSDVGAGGSVEINTKQLSIQDGAQIQAITNGLAPGGKIDLTATDTVQLLGTSQDGQSFSGLFTSTFGEAPAGNLTINTGNLLVRDGARISASTFGGSEGGNVTINASDTVKLIGTSRDGKASSGLYVQATGTGKAGNINLTARSLLLDQQGRILAETASDDGGEIALQVRDITQIRRGSLISATAGTTSGQGNGGNININTRFLVAVSSENSDIKANALEGRGGNIKISSQSVFGTEFRVRETPLSDITASSTYGVSGAVEIKTPDVDPTHGLVSLPIQLTDASNTVAQGCRANRGRAVGKFVVTGRGGLLPNPENMLNADMSLQDLDTSPIPTGKSAFIRGAQEIVSSPTYTSVRESDSIAEAQAIVMNSKGEIMLVAQAPQVTPHSPWLSSTDCQGK, from the coding sequence ATGAATGTTAAGCCGCTAGGCGTCCAAATATCAAGACATATTTTATATAAAATCTCTTTTAAATTTGTCAAGCAGTTTACTGTTACTTTTTTTATAGCAATCAATCCCGCAATGGCGATCGCGCAAATCTCTCCGGATAGCACGCTATCCAACCCAACAGTTGTCACAAGTGGGACAACACCGGGTCTGGATTTTGTCATTACAGGAGGAACACAGGTAGGCAATAACTTGTTTCACAGCTTCACAACTTTTTCCGTACCCACTGGAGGGTCTGGAATTTTCAACAACGATACAAGTGTTGAAAATATCATCGGTCGTGTCACGGGTGGAGCCATATCTAATATTAATGGTTTAATTCAAACTCAAGGCAAAGCCAACCTGTTTCTGATTAATCCAAATGGTATTGTCTTTGGACCAAACGCCGAGCTAAATATTGGTGGCTCCTTTATTGCAAGTACTGCCAATAGTTTAAAACTTTCCAATGGGGAGGAGTTCAGCGCTACCAATCCTACCACTCCTTTATTAACCATTAGCGTTCCTATTGGCTTGCAATTCGGTAAAAATGCGGGTTCCATTGTGAACCAATCCCAATTTAATAAGGATGGAATAGTCACAAATTTTTTGGGAAAATCGGCTGGGCTTCAAGGGCAACCTAATACGACCTTGGCATTACTCGGTGGTGAAATCGCGGGAAATGGAAACATAACGGTTCCTGATGGTCGAATTGAACTGGGTAGTGTGGGAGATGAAAGTTTTGTCAGTTTAAACCCAACCTCTCAAGGGTTTGCTTTGGGATATGGAGGTGTTGGGACATTTCAAAATCTTCAACTTCAAGGATCGTCAATTGATGTTAGCGGTATGGGTGGTGGTATTATTCAGATACAAGGGCAGACAGTGAATTTACTGGAGCATTCAAGTATTACTGCTAAAACGGATGTCGATGGCACGGAGAGTGGTGGTGGAATTGCAATCCGAGCCAATCGGTTACTTGTGAGCGATTCCGATATCCGAACGTTTACATCAAGTTCAGTTCCTGGGGGAGACGTGACTCTGGAAGCTCAAAAAATGACCTTTACTGGATTTGACACAGTTGTTTTTACAGACACAGAGGGTGTGGGTCGTGGAGGCAATATGACTGTTCGGTCTGCCGATCTGGAATTAACTAACCTCAGTATCTTGGGAACTCAAACAAGAGGAATGGGAAAGGGAGGAGATGTAAGGATTGATACTAATAATTTACGGTTGGGAGATGGAGCACAAGTAGCAGTTTATACTACAGATAGTGGATTGGGCGGTAATTTAACAGTAAAAGCCTCAGACTCCATCGCTATAGTAGGAGAGTCAAATTTACTGAATCCGCCACTTCCGAGCCTCCTATTTACTGACACAACTGGATCTGGAAAAGCTGGAGATATCAGAATTGAAACTGGAAATTTGAGCGTTCGAGATGGAGCAAGGATATCTGCTTCTACTTTCAGTGATGGGGATGCTGGTAATATAGCAATTCAGGCTCGTAAAGTAGAACTCACAGGCAATCAAACGGCTAGCCAAGCTAGTGGTGTATTTAGCCAAGTTGAACCAGAAGCAAGCGGTCAGGGTGGCAGCATTGCGATCGATACCGAAACATTACGTATTGATAGCGGTGCTCAAGTGTCAGTTGGTACTTTTTCTTCTGGTAAAGCTGGCAGTATTTCTGTTGTTGCTCAAAGCGTCGAAGTTCAAGGAGAAGCAACAGATTCTCAATTTAGTGGTTTGTTTGCTCAAGTGGAAACTGGGGCAACCAGTCAAGGCGGTAACGTATCTTTAAAAACCGAACAATTGACTCTTGAAGGAGAACAAGCGCGAATTTCCGCTTCTACATCCGATGTCGGTGCGGGAGGAAGTGTTGAAATTAACACCAAGCAATTATCAATACAAGACGGTGCTCAAATTCAGGCAATAACCAACGGTTTAGCACCTGGTGGAAAAATAGACTTGACAGCTACAGATACAGTCCAACTCCTTGGGACTTCTCAGGATGGTCAGTCTTTTAGTGGGTTATTTACTTCAACATTTGGGGAAGCACCGGCGGGCAATTTAACGATTAATACTGGCAATCTACTCGTTCGGGATGGAGCACGCATCTCTGCTTCTACTTTTGGTGGAAGTGAAGGAGGAAACGTAACGATTAATGCATCTGATACCGTCAAGCTAATTGGAACTTCTCGTGATGGTAAGGCGAGTAGTGGGTTATACGTACAAGCAACGGGAACTGGAAAGGCTGGTAATATTAACCTTACTGCTCGTTCTCTTTTGCTCGACCAACAAGGAAGGATTTTAGCAGAAACCGCTTCTGATGATGGTGGTGAAATTGCATTACAAGTGCGGGATATAACTCAAATACGTCGCGGTAGCTTAATTTCTGCAACAGCAGGAACTACTAGCGGGCAGGGAAATGGCGGCAATATTAATATCAATACACGTTTTTTGGTTGCAGTGTCTTCAGAAAATAGCGACATCAAAGCTAATGCATTGGAAGGACGGGGAGGGAACATTAAAATTTCATCTCAGAGCGTTTTTGGTACTGAATTCCGCGTTCGAGAAACGCCATTGAGCGATATTACTGCGAGTTCTACTTATGGTGTTAGCGGTGCTGTGGAAATTAAAACCCCTGATGTTGACCCAACTCACGGATTGGTAAGCTTACCCATACAATTGACTGATGCTTCTAATACCGTCGCTCAAGGTTGTCGGGCTAATCGAGGACGGGCGGTTGGTAAGTTTGTAGTGACTGGACGGGGTGGGCTTTTGCCTAACCCTGAAAATATGTTGAACGCTGATATGTCATTGCAAGATTTGGATACTTCTCCCATTCCAACAGGTAAATCCGCCTTCATCCGTGGGGCTCAAGAAATTGTATCATCACCAACTTATACGAGCGTTCGGGAGAGCGATTCGATCGCGGAGGCTCAAGCGATCGTTATGAATTCCAAAGGTGAAATTATGCTTGTAGCACAAGCTCCTCAAGTTACTCCCCACAGCCCTTGGTTATCTTCAACTGATTGTCAAGGCAAGTAA